A window of Methanomassiliicoccus sp. contains these coding sequences:
- the hypB gene encoding hydrogenase nickel incorporation protein HypB, translating to MHKVSNISIEADVLAENRKLGHENHHRLREHGIRSVDVMGSIGSGKTLLIQQMAVRMREKGIRVAVLAGDVTGQDDFDRFQKAGVKAVNVNTGKECHLDADLVYHALDELDLENLDFLFVENVGNLVCPADFPLGTDQRMVVISVTEGDDMVRKQPLIFLESDIAVLNKIDLLPYMDIDASLLDRDYDRVKKGAKLYRTCAKTGEGLDELFQALNIQA from the coding sequence GTGCATAAGGTTTCTAACATTTCCATAGAGGCGGACGTCCTCGCCGAGAACAGGAAGCTGGGCCATGAGAACCACCACCGGCTGAGGGAACATGGTATCCGCTCCGTGGACGTCATGGGTTCCATCGGATCGGGCAAGACCCTCCTCATCCAGCAGATGGCTGTACGTATGAGGGAGAAGGGTATCAGGGTCGCGGTCCTCGCCGGCGACGTGACCGGACAGGATGATTTCGACAGGTTCCAGAAGGCTGGCGTCAAGGCGGTGAACGTCAACACCGGAAAAGAGTGCCACCTGGATGCGGACCTAGTGTACCACGCGCTGGACGAACTGGACCTGGAAAACCTGGACTTCCTGTTCGTGGAGAACGTCGGCAACCTGGTGTGCCCCGCGGACTTCCCCTTGGGGACGGACCAGCGCATGGTGGTCATCTCCGTAACGGAGGGGGATGACATGGTGCGGAAGCAACCCCTGATCTTCCTGGAGTCGGATATCGCCGTCCTCAACAAGATCGACCTGCTTCCATACATGGACATCGATGCATCCCTGCTCGACCGCGACTATGACCGCGTCAAGAAGGGGGCCAAGCTCTACCGCACCTGTGCCAAGACCGGAGAAGGGCTGGACGAACTGTTCCAGGCGCTCAACATCCAGGCCTGA
- a CDS encoding translin family protein, whose product MDMKNLEEIAERIESRLEEKDQVREVAIKSTRAINRLSGSIVHMIHKKDDAMPLMHEALDEAHRLRSLLEDYPEIWESGLVESALQELAEAAILMAMVKDEELPDPDDMGITGNAYMLGMADAIGELRRFALERLREGDVEKATEYLNLMEEMFLVIMRFDFPDALIPIRRKQDVARSLLEKTRGEVAVAVNSARLQKKIDELCRKL is encoded by the coding sequence ATGGATATGAAGAACCTGGAAGAGATCGCTGAACGCATCGAATCCAGACTGGAAGAGAAGGATCAGGTGCGTGAGGTCGCCATCAAGTCCACGCGGGCCATCAACCGCCTGTCAGGCAGCATCGTACATATGATACACAAGAAGGACGATGCCATGCCTCTCATGCATGAGGCATTGGATGAGGCGCACCGACTTCGCTCTCTGCTGGAGGACTATCCCGAGATATGGGAATCGGGCCTGGTGGAGAGTGCTCTGCAGGAGCTGGCGGAGGCCGCGATCCTTATGGCCATGGTCAAGGACGAGGAGCTGCCGGACCCCGATGACATGGGCATCACCGGGAACGCCTACATGCTGGGCATGGCCGATGCCATCGGGGAGCTGCGACGCTTCGCCCTGGAAAGATTGCGGGAGGGCGACGTGGAGAAGGCCACGGAGTACCTCAACTTGATGGAGGAGATGTTCCTTGTCATAATGCGCTTCGATTTCCCCGACGCGCTGATACCGATAAGAAGGAAACAGGATGTGGCCAGGTCCCTCCTGGAAAAGACCCGGGGGGAAGTGGCAGTGGCGGTCAACTCGGCCCGCCTACAGAAGAAGATCGATGAGCTCTGCCGCAAGCTGTGA
- the trxA gene encoding thioredoxin, whose translation MAEHVEDIGQDGFDAYIKAHPKVVVDCWAAWCGPCRMMGPIIDKLAMDHSGKVAFAKLNVDENQKLAQTHRIMAIPTLLFFKDGKVVDQIVGLVPKEEIEEVIRKKL comes from the coding sequence ATGGCTGAACATGTTGAGGATATTGGTCAGGATGGTTTCGATGCATACATTAAGGCCCACCCCAAGGTGGTAGTGGACTGCTGGGCGGCATGGTGCGGACCCTGTCGCATGATGGGCCCTATCATAGACAAGCTGGCCATGGACCATTCGGGCAAGGTGGCGTTCGCCAAGCTCAACGTCGACGAGAATCAGAAGCTAGCGCAGACGCACCGCATCATGGCTATCCCTACTTTGCTGTTCTTCAAGGACGGAAAGGTAGTAGACCAGATAGTAGGGCTCGTACCCAAGGAAGAGATCGAAGAGGTCATACGAAAGAAGCTGTGA
- the gatD gene encoding Glu-tRNA(Gln) amidotransferase subunit GatD: MSYSPRVREILQKTGAVEGDTLQVRSDSHDHIGVLMPHHEFSHPDVVVLKLKSGYNVGVKVVPTSEVSVVSKGATRAKADREGINGKGKKQVAVLGTGGTIASYVDYRTGAVHPALSAGDLVASVPEIAEICDVRAEVLFSIFSENMRAESWQRIAESVADRINGGMEGCIIPHGTDTMGYTSAALSFMLEDLTRPVVLVGAQRSSDRPSSDAYTNLLSAARFIVDTDAAEVVVLMHESSSDTTAAVHRGTKVRKMHTSRRDAFRSINEAPIATVDFEGQIAFHGDHHRRSSGKTIARTAMETNVTLLQFYPGMSPTTFGSVLRGSRGAVLAGTGLGHVSSDMVEEVRKAVAGGTTVVMTSQCLYGMVDMNVYDTGRDLLTAGVISGGDMLPETALVKLMWVLGQKDDESSIRELMTTNLRGELTSRRVQHERA; this comes from the coding sequence ATGAGCTATTCTCCCCGCGTACGCGAGATCCTGCAGAAGACCGGTGCGGTCGAGGGCGACACGCTCCAGGTGAGGAGCGACAGCCACGACCATATCGGCGTCCTCATGCCCCATCACGAGTTCAGCCACCCCGACGTCGTGGTTCTGAAGTTGAAGAGCGGCTACAACGTTGGGGTCAAGGTCGTCCCGACGTCTGAGGTCTCAGTGGTCTCCAAGGGAGCGACCAGGGCGAAGGCCGACCGCGAGGGCATCAACGGCAAGGGAAAGAAACAGGTGGCGGTGCTCGGCACTGGCGGCACCATCGCCAGCTATGTCGACTATCGGACCGGTGCGGTCCATCCCGCCCTGTCCGCCGGTGACCTGGTGGCCAGCGTCCCGGAGATCGCTGAAATATGTGATGTGAGGGCCGAGGTGCTGTTCTCCATTTTCTCCGAGAACATGAGGGCCGAGAGCTGGCAGAGGATCGCTGAGTCCGTAGCGGACCGCATCAACGGAGGCATGGAGGGATGCATCATCCCCCACGGCACGGATACCATGGGCTATACATCGGCAGCTTTGTCCTTCATGCTTGAGGATCTGACAAGGCCGGTCGTCCTAGTGGGCGCGCAGCGCTCCTCCGATCGACCGTCCTCGGACGCCTACACCAACCTGCTATCGGCCGCCCGCTTTATCGTGGACACCGATGCCGCTGAGGTGGTGGTGCTGATGCATGAGAGCAGTTCCGACACCACGGCCGCTGTCCACAGGGGGACTAAAGTGCGCAAGATGCACACCTCGCGGAGGGACGCTTTCCGCAGTATCAACGAAGCCCCCATCGCCACGGTGGACTTCGAGGGACAGATCGCCTTCCATGGCGATCACCACCGGCGGTCATCTGGAAAGACCATCGCCCGGACCGCCATGGAGACCAACGTCACGCTGTTGCAGTTCTACCCCGGCATGAGCCCCACGACCTTCGGCAGCGTACTAAGGGGCAGCCGAGGGGCGGTCCTCGCCGGTACCGGCCTGGGTCATGTATCCTCGGACATGGTGGAGGAGGTGAGGAAAGCGGTCGCAGGAGGCACCACGGTGGTCATGACCTCACAGTGCCTGTACGGCATGGTGGACATGAACGTGTACGATACCGGCCGGGACCTCCTGACCGCTGGCGTCATATCCGGCGGAGACATGCTGCCAGAGACCGCACTGGTGAAGTTGATGTGGGTACTGGGACAGAAGGACGATGAGAGCAGCATCAGGGAGCTGATGACCACGAACCTGCGTGGAGAGCTGACTTCGAGGAGGGTGCAACATGAGCGAGCATGA
- the purD gene encoding phosphoribosylamine--glycine ligase: MKVLVVGGGGREHAIAAALSASGSTIYSAMKNHNPGIAGLSREFKLMKETDVEKVVGFAADRAVDLAVIGPESPLEVGLVDALEAKGIGCVGPSKAAARLEVSKSFTRGLMRKHDVPGNIEFEAFDDLEAAKAYVRDHDQDLVVKPVGLTGGKGVKVMGEHLLSEEDAMLYLEDIFSHNIGGGGVVLEERLVGEEFTLQAFCDGHKVIPMPLVQDHKRAYEGDVGPNTGGMGSYSQEDHLLPFVTPTEKEAALDIMRATVAAMEEEGCPYRGILYGQFMNTRSGPRVIEFNARFGDPEAMNVLSIVSSSFTDICAGIAAGSLSEKDVSFARKATVCKYVVPQGYGTSPAAGKEVHVDEKSIAAMGARAYYAMVSEEGGRVLTTTSRAVGVVGIDDSIEEAERACEEALSFVTGEAIFVRHDIGRPEVIRRRVEHMETIRR, translated from the coding sequence ATGAAGGTCCTAGTCGTAGGAGGGGGTGGACGCGAGCACGCCATCGCCGCCGCTCTGTCCGCCAGCGGTTCGACAATCTACTCCGCCATGAAGAACCATAACCCCGGCATAGCAGGTCTGTCCCGAGAGTTCAAGCTCATGAAGGAGACCGACGTGGAAAAGGTGGTGGGTTTCGCGGCGGATCGAGCTGTGGATCTGGCGGTCATTGGGCCGGAATCCCCCCTGGAGGTGGGTCTGGTGGATGCCCTGGAGGCCAAGGGCATCGGCTGCGTCGGCCCCAGCAAGGCGGCGGCGAGGCTGGAGGTGTCCAAGTCCTTCACCCGGGGCCTTATGCGCAAGCACGATGTTCCTGGCAACATAGAGTTCGAGGCCTTCGACGACCTTGAGGCCGCGAAGGCTTATGTTCGAGACCACGACCAGGACCTGGTCGTAAAGCCCGTCGGGCTCACAGGGGGAAAGGGGGTCAAAGTGATGGGCGAGCACCTTCTCAGTGAGGAGGATGCCATGCTTTACCTTGAGGACATCTTCTCCCATAACATAGGCGGCGGAGGGGTGGTGCTCGAGGAGCGGCTGGTCGGCGAGGAGTTCACCCTGCAGGCCTTCTGCGACGGCCATAAGGTGATACCTATGCCTCTGGTGCAGGACCACAAGCGCGCTTACGAGGGGGATGTGGGGCCGAACACAGGGGGCATGGGCTCATATTCTCAGGAGGACCACCTTTTGCCATTCGTCACCCCCACCGAGAAGGAGGCCGCCCTTGACATAATGCGGGCGACGGTTGCGGCCATGGAAGAGGAGGGCTGTCCTTACCGTGGAATCCTGTATGGGCAGTTCATGAACACGCGAAGCGGGCCTCGGGTGATCGAGTTCAACGCCCGCTTCGGGGACCCCGAGGCCATGAACGTCCTGTCCATCGTTTCATCATCGTTCACGGACATCTGTGCTGGCATAGCCGCGGGTAGCTTGAGCGAGAAGGACGTTTCCTTCGCCCGTAAGGCCACGGTGTGCAAGTATGTCGTCCCTCAAGGGTATGGAACCAGCCCCGCGGCGGGCAAGGAAGTGCATGTCGATGAGAAGAGCATCGCTGCCATGGGGGCCCGCGCCTACTACGCCATGGTAAGCGAGGAGGGCGGCAGGGTGCTGACCACTACCTCTCGGGCCGTGGGAGTGGTGGGGATCGATGACAGCATCGAGGAGGCAGAGAGGGCGTGTGAGGAGGCGCTCTCCTTCGTGACAGGAGAGGCCATCTTCGTCCGCCATGACATTGGGCGGCCTGAGGTCATCCGGCGCCGCGTCGAGCATATGGAAACGATAAGAAGGTAG